The following are encoded together in the Plasmodium brasilianum strain Bolivian I chromosome 10, whole genome shotgun sequence genome:
- a CDS encoding glutathione synthetase: protein MENKINEFYEIIQKEILNYFTIPRGKNEYLSYERIKLFIRDLVDFLNTEGFYIYTKSYINEENINFCHSPKLFSFTLLPQKLEGYLLELCKQCTLLYAELFDNIVCDLPFLLNILKDLKEYDAFTKRMIEICQRVYLSGSNGRNIQNDIRCVIGRSDYMTNRRLNGEGGEIGEVQKQNEKNIDIKQIEYNTISVAFGNLSSFIFEAHKNMIKEIYREYFPYFYKEKKNEKKILSILDKKFDNNFLEGIISCISKCHEIYTEQYSNFEKNFKKIIISILDKEDLNNFDKNKTKCELQKLGIGLKCFTITELQNLFEKKKLFLNYTHETVSDSLERIRKNANPTEEKLQRGRLFINMNDEEAHNRDSIVHTYNASTMSTHNAHHDHNAIYERNIYEVSVIYFRSLYTPNHFNEIVWTIREMIEYSDAVKIPSLPYQLVGCKRMQMLLLDDEILKKYISINLNKNDKTEKQIMNDMNLLKKTFALQVDPSLNKNASIISRAIENANNFLLKPQREGGKNNLHGQDVKDTLMLFYEPQEKKKLCCYVLMQKLFPSSFMTIHCRTRRTGENHTGGVLSPPHRDGAIRTESKGYEDQLERGHEQWKGNQTDAKCQLEECYFVEFSPEQSISEISLFHNFIFCKNKNVLNEQKGYLVRTKNCKENEGGAICGISSLDSFFLT from the coding sequence atggaaaataaaataaatgaattttacgaaataatacaaaaagaaatattaaattattttactattccGAGGggtaaaaatgaatatttaagTTATGAGaggataaaattatttatacgaGACTTAGTGGACTTTTTAAATACTGAAggattttatatatatacaaagtcgtacataaatgaagaaaatataaatttttgtcATTCACCTaaacttttttcatttacctTATTACCACAAAAATTAGAAGGATATTTGTTGGAATTGTGTAAGCAATGTACCTTACTGTATGCTGAATTGTTTGATAATATTGTTTGTGACTtgccttttttattaaacatattaaaagATCTTAAAGAGTATGATGCTTTTACCAAAAGGATGATTGAAATTTGTCAACGGGTCTATTTGAGTGGGAGCAATGGGAGAAACATACAGAATGATATTCGTTGTGTTATTGGACGATCCGACTACATGACAAATAGGCGCTTAAATGGGGAAGGCGGGGAAATAGGGGAAGTACAAAAACAGAACGAAAAGAATATTGATATAAAACAAATCGAATACAACACAATATCAGTTGCTTTTGGTAATCTGTCTTCCTTCATTTTTGAAGCAcacaaaaatatgataaaagaaatatatagagaatattttccatatttttataaggaaaagaaaaacgaaaaaaaaattctttctATTTTGGATAAAAAGtttgataataattttctcGAAGGTATAATTTCTTGTATTTCTAAATGTCACGAGATTTATACTGAACAATATTCAAATttcgaaaaaaattttaaaaaaataatcattaGCATTTTAGATAAGGAAGacttaaataattttgataaaaataaaacgaaatgtGAATTACAAAAACTAGGTATAGGACTAAAATGTTTTACTATCACGGAATTACAAAacttatttgaaaaaaaaaaattatttttaaattatactcATGAGACTGTAAGCGATTCTTTGGAAAGGATTAGAAAGAACGCTAACCCTACTGAGGAAAAGCTGCAAAGAGGGAggttattcataaatatgaaCGATGAGGAAGCACACAATAGGGATAGCATAgttcatacatataatgcTTCCACTATGTCTACTCACAACGCTCACCACGATCATAACGCAATATACGAGCGAAACATATACGAAGTAAGTGTGATATACTTCAGATCCCTGTACACACCTAACCATTTTAATGAAATCGTGTGGACTATAAGAGAAATGATCGAATACAGTGATGCAGTGAAGATTCCTTCCCTGCCATACCAGTTGGTTGGGTGTAAGCGGATGCAAATGCTACTACTAGAtgatgaaattttaaaaaaatatatttccataaatttaaataagaatgataaaacagaaaaacaaataatgaaTGATATGAATTTGTTAAAGAAAACTTTTGCTTTACAAGTAGATCcttctttaaataaaaatgcttcCATCATTTCACGAGCCATTGAAAatgcaaataattttttgttaaaaccTCAAAGAGAAGGTGGAAAAAATAACCTGCATGGTCAGGATGTTAAGGACACATTAATGCTTTTTTATGAACCACAAGAGAAGAAGAAGTTGTGCTGCTATGTTTTAATGCAAAAGTTGTTCCCGTCGTCTTTTATGACAATTCACTGCAGGACGAGGAGGACAGGAGAGAACCACACAGGAGGAGTACTAAGTCCACCTCACAGGGATGGGGCGATCAGGACAGAATCAAAAGGGTATGAAGATCAGTTGGAAAGGGGGCATGAACAATGGAAGGGAAATCAGACTGATGCCAAATGCCAATTGGAAGAATGTTATTTTGTCGAATTTTCTCCTGAACAGTCCATTTCAGAAATTAGCCTTTTccacaattttattttttgtaaaaataaaaatgtccTCAATGAACAAAAGGGATATCTGGTTCGGACCAAAAATTGCAAGGAGAATGAAGGCGGGGCTATATGTGGTATATCGAGTTTGGATTCCTTCTTCTTGACGTAA
- a CDS encoding prefoldin subunit 6: MSQDKITKIVKEINTLKTSCEKLNAQLEELITQKVENEMLLEEVKNLEDDAVLHKLVGLILVKEEKNKCYDTVTRRIHYISGEIESRKKVISNSEEKLKKLFSDLEMQSNQRKIAIPPT, from the exons ATGTCTCAagataaaattacaaaaattgtGAAGGAAATAAATACCTTAAAAACga gctGTGAGAAATTGAATGCTCAATTGGAAGAACTCATTACACAGAAGGTCGAAAATGAAATGCTACTGGAA gAAGTTAAGAATTTAGAGGATGATGCCGTTTTGCATAAACTCGTTGGATTAATATTAGtaaaggaggaaaaaaataaatgctaCGATACAGTGACGAGGAGAATACACTATATTAGTGGGGAAAT TGAAAGCAGGAAAAAGGTCATTAGCAATTCAGAGGAGAAGCTGAAGAAACTTTTTAGCGAT CTCGAAATGCAGTCAAACCAGAGAAAAATTGCTATCCCCCCAACTTGA
- a CDS encoding hypothetical protein (conserved Plasmodium protein), which produces MKTKFFMVYQVFSTYGGREKLPFLKKLSYDFYIRSKKKSSSVEKSYEEAISINKKIVKLYNDSIYNNQSYILILKGLMNILLKIKEKKKKIMVNDIIKSFVSYFTQHIPFMNEQDVTLLLDIKGKCNIHNKKISESIISRLNKNEKNTLFYSLNCKSVCIILNNLYKMNDVIYEKKIIDDIYYFYIFKKYSNFTLKQSIILLHSLNKYSYEKSKIIDFLNYISLEVLKAFRGGNHAQAKNGVNNGVYNGVYNSVNNGVENNFKYSTRNNVKCDNIKDVRKIEKMYEGFLHYEECNAIKAKHDSFKASEITTTDKRRSVPLSSGEDGRGGFSPFDEKEKFELIFFYTLSCYNYCNNSIIHLLGREIKKKLFSLYKEKEICMFINSVCNFFAFRKTKNFEKHGFKEEEYINEENKKFTYHLIHILLKDNKELLENYSHFGLISIYIFLSKLNYFYDHKHEEAFFLTKLFLNDVEGVKEVEVMEESEVMEEIEVIEEDVNEEVDENGEEEKKKKKKKKGNFFFFCGKSDLTAKTLINLLFSFTLNCKMNAPVYDTILRQLHVLLNDHLHLNKTKQLHLNEKDGREKDEINKLVQFLTVQNIQLLCIIYTYLFVYNILFKLEIQNLRLFLFFINNFHYLSSMYLSQHVSSKIHKEINATIFSIRRKRDENEITDGRKKRFLLTNECFIFPYYVDIYLKEI; this is translated from the coding sequence atgaaaacaaaattttttatggttTATCAGGTGTTTAGCACCTATGGTGGAAGGGAAAAActtccatttttaaaaaaattgtcgtatgatttttatataagaagcaaaaaaaaaagttcgtCCGTTGAAAAAAGCTATGAAGAAGCTATTtcgataaataaaaagatagtCAAGTTATATAATGacagtatatataataatcaaagctatatattaatattaaaaggattaatgaatatattgttaaaaataaaagaaaaaaaaaaaaaaattatggtaAACGATATAATTAAATCTTTTGTTTCGTACTTCACGCAACATATACCTTTTATGAATGAACAAGACGTAACGTTGTTGCTAGATATTAAAGGAAAGtgtaatattcataataaaaaaataagtgaaTCTATAATTAGccgtttaaataaaaatgagaaaaatactttattttatagtttaaattgtaaaagtgtatgtattattttaaataacctgtacaaaatgaatgatgtgatatatgaaaaaaagataatcgatgatatttattatttttatatttttaaaaaatattcaaattttaCCTTAAAGCAGTCTATTATCTTGTTACACTCTTTGAACAAATACAGTTATGAAAAGAGTAAAATtattgattttttaaattatatttcacTCGAGGTTTTGAAGGCATTTAGGGGTGGAAATCATGCCCAGGCCAAAAATGGTGTAAATAATGGAGTATATAATGGTGTATATAACAGTGTAAATAATGGTgtagaaaataatttcaagTATAGCACCAGGAATAATGTTAAGTGTGATAACATAAAAGACGTccgaaaaatagaaaaaatgtacGAAGGTTTTTTACACTACGAGGAGTGTAATGCCATTAAAGCAAAGCACGATTCGTTCAAAGCATCTGAGATTACTACTACTGATAAGAGGAGGTCTGTTCCTCTTAGCAGTGGTGAAGACGGCAGGGGAGGCTTCTCCCCCTTCGATGAAAAGGAGAAATTCgagttaatatttttttacactcTCAGCTGCTACAATTATTGCAATAATAGCATTATACATTTACTAGGTAgagagataaaaaaaaaattattttccttatacaaggaaaaagaaatatgcaTGTTTATAAATAGTGTGTGTAACTTCTTCGCTTTtcgaaaaacaaaaaattttgaaaaacatGGTTTTAAAGAAGAGGAGTATATAAATgaagagaataaaaaatttacttatCATTTAATTCATATTCTTCTGAAGGATAATAAAGAATTGCTCGAAAATTACTCGCATTTTGGTTTAATAtcaatttacatttttctgtcaaaattaaattatttttatgatcaCAAACACGAGGAAGCGTTCTTTTTAACCAAGCTATTTCTTAACGATGTGGAAGGAGTGAAGGAAGTTGAAGTAATGGAAGAAAGCGAAGTAATGGAAGAAATTGAAGTGATAGAAGAAGATGTAAATGAAGAAGTTGACGAAAATGgcgaagaagaaaaaaaaaaaaaaaaaaaaaaaaaggggaattttttttttttttgtggaaAAAGCGATTTAACTGCTAAAACGTTGATAAaccttttattttcctttacaCTGAACTGTAAGATGAATGCTCCTGTTTATGATACTATATTAAGACAGTTACATGTCTTATTAAATGACCActtacatttaaataaaaccAAACAGCTACATTTAAACGAAAAGGATGGGAGAGAAAAAGacgaaataaataaactgGTGCAATTCTTAACTGTGCAGAATATTCAGTTACTCTGTATTATATACACCTatctttttgtatataatatattatttaagctagaaatacaaaatttacgtctctttttattttttataaataacttCCATTACCTAAGTTCAATGTACTTAAGTCAGCACGTATCGTCAAAGATTCACAAGGAAATTAATGCCACAATCTTTTCCATAAGAAGGAAAAGAGATGAAAATGAGATCACAGATGGAAGGAAAAAACGATTTCTTCTTACCAATGaatgtttcatttttccatactacgtagatatatatttgaaagaGATTTAG